The nucleotide window CGTAGCCACGCTGCTGATCCTGTTCACCACCGCGCTGCTGCTGGCGCTGGAATGGCTGCGCGGGCGCAAGGCATGAAGGCCTTGCGCGCCCGCATCCACCGCGCGGCAGACCAGGGTGATAGCCTGCTGCCGCCCAACCCTTCCTGACCGTAGACTCCCGCCATGACCACATCCGCCTCTCCCCTCGCCCTCCTGGCCGATCCCGGCCTGCTCAAGACCGACGCGCTCATCGACGGCCAATGGGTCGCCGGCACCAGCCGCTTCGACGTGCACGACCCCGCCACCGGCGCCAGGCTGGCCGACGTGGCCAACCTGGGCGCCCAGGATGCGAAGGCCGCCATCGCCGCCGCCAACGCCGCATGGCCGGCCTGGCGCGCCAAGACCGTCAAGGAGCGCAGCGCCATCCTGCGCAGGTGGTACGACCTGCTCATGGCGAACCAGGACGACCTGGGCCGCCTCATGACCGCCGAGCAGGGCAAGCCCCTGCCCGAAGCCAAGGGCGAGGTGGCCTACGGCGCCAGCTTCGTCGAATGGTTCGCCGAGCAGGCCAAGCGCATCGACGGGGAAACGCTGCCCAGCTTCGACAACAACAAGCGCCTGCTGGTACTGCAGCAGCCCATCGGCGTGTGCGCGGCCATCACGCCGTGGAACTTTCCCCTGGCCATGATCACCCGCAAGGTGGCGCCCGCGCTGGCGGCGGGCTGCCCGGTGGTCATCAAGCCCGCCGAGCTGACCCCGCTCACCGCCCTGGCCGCCGCCGAGCTGGCGCAGCGCGCCGGCATGCCGCCCGGGGTGCTCAACGTCGTCACGGCCGACAGCGCGCAGTCCGTGGCAGTCGGCAAGGAACTGTGCGCCAGCGACGTGGTGCGCCACCTGTCGTTCACCGGCTCCACCGAGGTCGGCCGCATCCTGATGGCGCAGTGTGCGCCGACGGTGAAGAAGCTCTCGCTGGAGCTGGGCGGCAATGCCCCGTTCATCGTGTTCGACGACGCCGACCTCGACAGCGCCGTGGAAGGCGCCTTCGCCAGCAAGTACCGCAACGCGGGCCAGACCTGCGTGTGCTCGAACCGCTTCTACGTGCAGGCGGGCGTGTACGAGGAATTCGTGGCCCGCTTCGCCGCCAAGGTGCGCACCGCCAAGGTGGGCAACGGCTTCGAGCCCGGCGTGAACCAGGGCCCGCTGATCGAGGAAGCGGCGCTGGACAAGGTGCAACGCCACCTCGACGACGCCCTGGCCAAGGGCGGCCGCGTGGTGGCGGGCGGCCAGCGCCTGCCCGGCCTGGGCAGCGGCCAGTTCTTCGAGCCCACCGTGGTGGCCGATGCCACGCCCGCCATGCTGTGCGCGCGCGAGGAAACCTTCGGCCCGTTCGCGCCCATCTTCCGCTTCGAGACCGAGCAGGAGGCGGTGGACGCGGCCAACGCCACCGAATTCGGCCTCGCCAGCTACTTCTACAGCCGCGACATCGGGCGCATCTTCCGCGTGGGCGAAGCGCTGGAATACGGCATGGTGGGCGTGAACACCGGCATCATTTCCACCGAACACGTGCCCTTCGGCGGCGTCAAGCAATCGGGCCTCGGGCGCGAGGGCTCGCGCCACGGCATCACGGAGTACCTGGAGACCAAGTACCTGTGCGTGGGCGACATCGAAAAATAACCCTGCACCGAGGAAAAACGCCACAGGCCAATGCTGGTGGCGTCAGGACGCGCTCAAAACACCTTGATCACCCGCAACTGGGTGAAGGTGCCCGACTTGGCGTTGCGCGAGTCGAAGGTTTTCATCACCTGGGCCGTGACGGCTGCGTCCAGCCCCGGGATCTTCGTCGTGAAGAAGACGCCGGCATTGGAACTGCGGAACCGGCTGGTGCCCCATGCGTTTCCGCTGTCGTCCTGGTACTGCTGCACCAGCACCGTGTGCACGCCAATGGCCCCCACAGGGGTCTTGTAGGCCAGCGCCCCTTCCAGACCGGCCCAGTTGCCGCTGCGCAGATCGTTGTCCTTGTTCCTCGTATTCCAGCCCAGCGTGATCTTGGCGGCACCGGCGAAATCTGGCGTAAAGAGATAGCCCACCTGCACTGCCGGGCGCAACGTATAGAAATTGCCGTAACCAATGTCCGGCCCGTCGCTGGCGCTGTACCGTCCGGTCGGAAGAACCAGCGAAACGCCGGCCAGTACCCGCAGCCTGTCATCGGTATATTGCCAGCCGCCCAGCAGTTCGATATCTCCGAGGCCGGACACTTCGCCGCTTTGGGCAGCCGCCTGCGCAGCAAGCCTTCCTTGGTAGGATGCGTTGAACTGGTTCTGCACCGCGGCCTGCGTCGACGCCGGGACGGCGGGGTTCCATTGGAGCGCGGGCGTCGCTGCGTTGGCCCCGAAGTTCTGCGTCTTCACGCCGTAGGGGACATTGATGCCCAGCGCGAGGCGCCCGCCGGCATAGCGGTCGGTGGTGACGTAGCCGATGGCCAGGTTGTAGAC belongs to Acidovorax sp. YS12 and includes:
- a CDS encoding transporter produces the protein MTKTSAIASFGLLGLLGGTAHAAEDFQVRYNIAGSLGGEVFAPPDQSGLAMGVAMTYINVNKITGNDGNTLKSPVPGGTVPLPAPAPSALYPTYGANTAEVDVHGTFKVYNLAIGYVTTDRYAGGRLALGINVPYGVKTQNFGANAATPALQWNPAVPASTQAAVQNQFNASYQGRLAAQAAAQSGEVSGLGDIELLGGWQYTDDRLRVLAGVSLVLPTGRYSASDGPDIGYGNFYTLRPAVQVGYLFTPDFAGAAKITLGWNTRNKDNDLRSGNWAGLEGALAYKTPVGAIGVHTVLVQQYQDDSGNAWGTSRFRSSNAGVFFTTKIPGLDAAVTAQVMKTFDSRNAKSGTFTQLRVIKVF
- a CDS encoding NAD-dependent succinate-semialdehyde dehydrogenase, which codes for MTTSASPLALLADPGLLKTDALIDGQWVAGTSRFDVHDPATGARLADVANLGAQDAKAAIAAANAAWPAWRAKTVKERSAILRRWYDLLMANQDDLGRLMTAEQGKPLPEAKGEVAYGASFVEWFAEQAKRIDGETLPSFDNNKRLLVLQQPIGVCAAITPWNFPLAMITRKVAPALAAGCPVVIKPAELTPLTALAAAELAQRAGMPPGVLNVVTADSAQSVAVGKELCASDVVRHLSFTGSTEVGRILMAQCAPTVKKLSLELGGNAPFIVFDDADLDSAVEGAFASKYRNAGQTCVCSNRFYVQAGVYEEFVARFAAKVRTAKVGNGFEPGVNQGPLIEEAALDKVQRHLDDALAKGGRVVAGGQRLPGLGSGQFFEPTVVADATPAMLCAREETFGPFAPIFRFETEQEAVDAANATEFGLASYFYSRDIGRIFRVGEALEYGMVGVNTGIISTEHVPFGGVKQSGLGREGSRHGITEYLETKYLCVGDIEK